A genome region from Equus caballus isolate H_3958 breed thoroughbred chromosome 19, TB-T2T, whole genome shotgun sequence includes the following:
- the ST3GAL6 gene encoding type 2 lactosamine alpha-2,3-sialyltransferase isoform X15, whose product MNNGPVLGHEEDVGRRTTFRLFYPESVFTDSNHRDPNTTAILTAFKPLDLKWLYDLLMGSKIDTKGFWQKPALDLIYKPYQIRILDPFITRTAAYELLHFPKVFPKNQKRKHPTTGIIAITLAFHICHEVHLAGFKYNFSDLKSPLHYYGNSTMSLMNASSYHNLTAEQLFLKDIIEKNFVINLTQD is encoded by the exons ATGAATAACGGTCCTGTTTTAGGACATGAAGAGGATGTTGGGAGAAGGACAACCTTCCGACTTTTTTATCCAGAATCTGTTTTTACAGATTCCAATCACAGGGATCCTAACACCACGGCGATTCTCACTGCTTTTAAGCCACTTGATTTAAAGTGGCTGTATGATTTGCTGATGGGTAGCAAAATA gATACTAAGGGGTTTTGGCAGAAACCAGCCTTAGACTTGATCTACAAACCTTATCAAATCAGAATATTAGATCCTTTCATCACCAGAACAGCAGCTTATGAACTGCTTCATTTCCCAAAAGTGTTTCCCAAAAATCAG AAACGCAAACACCCGACGACAGGAATTATTGCCATCACATTGGCATTTCACATATGTCATGAAGTTCATCTTGCTGGTTTCAAATACAACTTTTCTGACCTCAAGAGCCCCTTGCACTACTATGGGAATTCCACCATGTCTTTGATGAATGCG agcAGCTATCACAATTTGACTGCAGAGCAGCTCTTTTTGAAGGACATTATAGAAAAAAACTTTGTAATCAACCTCACTCAAGATTGA